The following are encoded in a window of Actinomyces oris genomic DNA:
- a CDS encoding DNA glycosylase AlkZ-like family protein produces the protein MAAARASSVPLPTEVSLARIISQGLVPATAAPDVVAAVSRQLAIQGQQVSAVPHALLVRAPAATPADVEAAFARGDLVRSWPMRGTVHITTAADHHWLRAALMHRTDAWVRNSEKAYGVDSALCERAAEVALGLIEDQGPLMRSVLLAAWQEAGLMEAFRGEDVSSYRRRHLLVRLQREGILIQGPRSGNEHLVMDARHLPDADSGPAGAGVAHGGTGHRAACAHIAYRYATSHGPVSAEDLARWTTLPKTQAARALEDAVELGEEQVPAAVDAAGEPAGPRVPLVRAVVEGGARGGLRPLGPGESAPKTGLLYMRADLPDLLSAHRGAAQATHFLGSFDELHVGYKERSCLTDEDGERLICPASNGMFRPILVDRGRLVAVRPVSEGLLWKGGAAPSARVERDVNRAVSRMEQRLAG, from the coding sequence ATGGCCGCCGCCCGCGCCTCCTCCGTGCCGCTGCCGACCGAGGTGAGCCTGGCCCGCATCATCTCCCAGGGCCTCGTCCCGGCCACTGCCGCGCCCGACGTCGTCGCGGCAGTGTCCCGCCAGCTCGCCATCCAGGGCCAGCAGGTCTCCGCCGTCCCCCACGCCCTGCTCGTGCGCGCCCCGGCCGCTACCCCGGCCGACGTCGAGGCGGCCTTCGCGCGAGGCGACCTGGTTCGCTCCTGGCCCATGCGCGGCACCGTCCACATCACCACCGCCGCCGACCACCACTGGCTGCGGGCCGCTCTCATGCACCGCACCGACGCCTGGGTGCGGAACAGCGAGAAGGCTTACGGCGTCGATTCCGCCCTGTGCGAGCGCGCCGCCGAGGTGGCCCTGGGCCTCATCGAGGACCAGGGCCCGCTGATGCGCTCGGTGCTGCTGGCGGCCTGGCAGGAGGCCGGCCTCATGGAGGCTTTCCGCGGCGAGGATGTCTCCTCCTACCGGCGCCGCCACCTCCTGGTGCGCCTCCAGCGCGAGGGGATCCTCATCCAGGGTCCGCGGTCCGGCAACGAGCACCTCGTCATGGACGCACGCCACCTGCCCGACGCCGACTCCGGGCCCGCCGGAGCAGGCGTCGCCCACGGCGGGACTGGCCACCGCGCCGCCTGCGCGCACATCGCCTATCGCTACGCGACCAGCCACGGCCCGGTCAGCGCCGAGGACCTGGCCCGCTGGACCACGCTGCCTAAGACGCAGGCCGCCCGTGCCCTGGAAGATGCCGTCGAGCTGGGGGAGGAGCAGGTCCCAGCCGCGGTTGATGCTGCCGGTGAGCCGGCCGGGCCGCGTGTCCCGCTCGTGCGCGCGGTCGTCGAGGGCGGGGCCCGCGGAGGCCTGCGCCCGCTCGGCCCCGGCGAGTCGGCCCCGAAGACCGGCCTGCTCTACATGCGCGCCGACCTGCCCGACCTGCTGTCCGCCCACCGCGGCGCCGCGCAGGCCACGCACTTCCTGGGCTCCTTTGACGAGCTGCACGTGGGTTACAAGGAGCGCTCGTGCCTCACCGATGAGGACGGTGAGCGCCTCATCTGCCCGGCGAGCAACGGCATGTTTCGCCCGATCCTGGTGGACCGCGGCCGACTCGTCGCCGTGCGGCCGGTCAGCGAGGGCCTGCTGTGGAAGGGCGGGGCGGCGCCGTCGGCCCGCGTGGAGCGAGACGTCAACCGGGCCGTCTCCCGCATGGAGCAGCGCCTGGCCGGGTGA
- the nucS gene encoding endonuclease NucS, which produces MRLVIASCSVDYSGRLDAHLPRATRVLMLKADGSVLIHSDGGSYKPLNWMSAPARLAVTEPDEEAAADGVREVWEVSATKTDDRLVIRLFETISDVSHELGVDPGLTKDGVEAHLQELLAEQIEVLGAGYRLVRREFPTAIGPVDIMAKDAEGRSVAVEIKRVGGIDGVEQLTRYLELLDRDPLLTPVQGVFAAQTIKPQARVLAEDRGIRCVTLDYDAMRGMDDPSSRLF; this is translated from the coding sequence GTGCGCCTCGTTATCGCCTCATGCTCCGTCGACTACTCCGGCCGCCTGGACGCCCACCTGCCCCGGGCCACCCGCGTGCTCATGCTCAAGGCCGACGGCTCGGTCCTCATCCACTCCGACGGCGGCTCCTACAAGCCCCTGAACTGGATGAGCGCCCCGGCCCGCCTCGCGGTCACCGAGCCGGACGAGGAGGCCGCGGCCGATGGCGTGCGCGAGGTCTGGGAGGTCAGCGCCACCAAGACCGACGACCGCCTCGTCATCCGCCTCTTCGAGACCATCTCCGACGTCAGCCACGAGCTGGGTGTGGACCCCGGGCTCACCAAGGACGGCGTCGAGGCCCACCTCCAGGAGCTCCTGGCCGAGCAGATCGAGGTCCTGGGCGCCGGCTACCGCCTGGTGCGCCGCGAGTTCCCCACCGCCATCGGCCCGGTCGACATCATGGCCAAGGACGCCGAGGGCCGCTCCGTGGCCGTGGAGATCAAGCGCGTCGGCGGGATCGACGGCGTCGAGCAGCTCACCCGCTACCTCGAGCTCCTCGACCGCGACCCGCTGCTGACCCCCGTCCAGGGCGTCTTCGCCGCCCAGACCATCAAGCCCCAGGCCCGCGTCCTGGCCGAGGACCGCGGCATCCGCTGCGTCACCCTCGACTACGACGCCATGCGCGGCATGGACGACCCGAGCTCCCGCCTCTTCTAA
- a CDS encoding DUF2550 family protein, whose product MGQHVWMVVAIAVTVLVLLAGGFLLRLRYLAGQVGSFECALRPRGAQRWLSGVASFQLDSLEWYRLVSFSTRPSRSWSRLNLELSEARRRREQGRVVEVHCVDATRSPEGFDLAMMEESHSALIAWVESAAPEQPRLF is encoded by the coding sequence ATGGGGCAGCACGTGTGGATGGTCGTGGCGATTGCCGTCACCGTCCTCGTGCTGCTGGCAGGCGGGTTCCTGCTGCGTCTGCGCTACCTGGCCGGGCAAGTCGGCTCCTTCGAGTGCGCCCTGCGCCCACGCGGGGCGCAGCGCTGGCTGAGCGGGGTCGCCTCCTTCCAGCTCGACTCCCTGGAGTGGTACCGCCTCGTGTCCTTCTCCACCAGGCCGTCGCGCTCATGGAGCCGCTTGAACCTGGAGCTCTCCGAGGCACGGCGCCGCCGGGAGCAGGGGCGCGTCGTCGAGGTGCACTGCGTGGACGCCACCCGCAGCCCGGAGGGCTTCGACCTGGCCATGATGGAGGAGTCCCACTCGGCGCTGATCGCCTGGGTGGAGTCCGCCGCTCCTGAGCAGCCCCGGCTCTTCTGA
- a CDS encoding F0F1 ATP synthase subunit epsilon — protein sequence MALHVEVVSPAGEAWAGEATQVSVPLINGELGILPGRQPLVAVLGAGPVRLSPIDGEMCSIEVSGGFCSVDHDVITIAADHVKQGAEA from the coding sequence ATGGCCTTACATGTTGAGGTGGTCTCGCCGGCGGGCGAGGCCTGGGCCGGTGAGGCGACGCAGGTCTCCGTGCCCCTGATTAACGGGGAGCTGGGGATCCTGCCGGGTCGTCAGCCCCTCGTGGCGGTCCTGGGGGCCGGTCCGGTGCGGCTGAGTCCCATCGACGGCGAGATGTGCAGCATCGAGGTATCCGGCGGCTTCTGCTCCGTGGACCACGACGTCATCACGATCGCCGCCGACCACGTGAAGCAGGGCGCGGAGGCCTGA
- the atpD gene encoding F0F1 ATP synthase subunit beta — protein MADTTTPGTGRITRIIGAVVDVEFPPDAIPAMYNALKVTVQATSAGEEPHEITLEVAQHLGDNIVRTISLKPTDGLVRGTQVRDTGAPISVPVGDVTKGHVFNVTGDVLNLGPGEQLEITERWPIHRQPPAFDQLESKEQMFETGIKVIDLLTPYVQGGKIGLFGGAGVGKTVLIQEMIQRVAQNHGGVSVFAGVGERTREGNDLIVEMDEAGVFDKTALVFGQMDEPPGTRLRVALSALTMAEYFRDVQHQDVLLFIDNIFRFTQAGSEVSTLLGRMPSAVGYQPNLADEMGQLQERITSAGGHSITSLQAIYVPADDYTDPAPATTFAHLDATTELSREIASRGIYPAVDPLTSTSRLLAPGYVGQEHYDVATRVKSILQKNKELQDIIAILGVDELGEEDKVTVARARRIEQFLSQNTYMAEKFTGVAGSTVPLSETIEAFRRICDGDYDHLPEQAFFNIGGIEDLERRAAELNA, from the coding sequence ATGGCTGACACCACCACCCCCGGGACGGGACGCATCACCCGCATCATCGGCGCCGTCGTCGACGTCGAGTTCCCGCCTGATGCGATCCCGGCGATGTACAACGCCCTCAAGGTGACCGTCCAGGCCACCAGCGCCGGCGAGGAGCCCCACGAGATCACCCTGGAGGTCGCCCAGCACCTGGGTGACAACATCGTGCGCACGATCTCCCTCAAGCCCACCGACGGCCTCGTGCGCGGCACGCAGGTGCGCGACACCGGCGCGCCGATCTCCGTGCCCGTGGGCGACGTGACCAAGGGCCACGTCTTCAACGTCACCGGCGACGTCCTCAACCTCGGCCCCGGCGAGCAGCTGGAGATCACCGAGCGCTGGCCCATCCACCGCCAGCCCCCGGCCTTCGACCAGCTCGAGTCCAAGGAGCAGATGTTCGAGACCGGCATCAAGGTCATCGACCTGCTCACCCCCTACGTGCAGGGCGGCAAGATCGGCCTGTTCGGCGGCGCCGGCGTGGGCAAGACCGTCCTCATCCAGGAGATGATCCAGCGCGTGGCCCAGAACCACGGCGGTGTCTCCGTGTTCGCCGGCGTGGGCGAGCGCACCCGTGAGGGCAACGACCTCATCGTCGAGATGGACGAGGCCGGCGTGTTCGACAAGACCGCCCTGGTCTTCGGCCAGATGGACGAGCCGCCGGGCACGCGTCTGCGCGTGGCCCTGTCCGCCCTGACGATGGCCGAGTACTTCCGCGACGTCCAGCACCAGGACGTGCTGCTGTTCATTGACAACATCTTCCGCTTCACCCAGGCCGGCTCCGAGGTCTCCACGCTGTTGGGCCGCATGCCCTCGGCCGTGGGCTACCAGCCCAACCTGGCTGACGAGATGGGTCAGCTCCAGGAGCGCATCACCTCCGCCGGCGGCCACTCCATCACCTCTCTGCAGGCGATCTACGTGCCCGCCGACGACTACACCGATCCGGCGCCGGCCACGACCTTCGCCCACCTGGACGCCACCACCGAGCTTAGCCGTGAGATCGCTTCGCGAGGCATCTACCCGGCCGTGGACCCGCTGACCTCCACCTCGCGCCTGCTGGCCCCCGGCTACGTGGGCCAGGAGCACTACGACGTCGCCACCCGTGTGAAGTCCATCCTCCAGAAGAACAAGGAGCTTCAGGACATCATCGCGATCCTCGGTGTCGACGAGCTCGGCGAGGAGGACAAGGTGACGGTGGCTCGCGCCCGCCGCATTGAGCAGTTCCTGTCCCAGAACACCTACATGGCGGAGAAGTTCACGGGCGTGGCCGGCTCCACCGTGCCGCTGTCGGAGACCATTGAGGCCTTCCGCCGCATCTGCGACGGTGACTACGACCACCTGCCGGAGCAGGCCTTCTTCAACATCGGTGGCATCGAGGACCTCGAGCGTCGCGCCGCCGAGCTCAACGCCTGA
- a CDS encoding F0F1 ATP synthase subunit gamma — protein MAGNQRVYKQRIRSTQTLQKVFRAMELIASSRIGQARRNAQEASPYDHALSQAVAALGTYSRFEHPITQERTDTKRVAILVVTSDRGMAGAYSATILRETGRLIEELVKEGKEPVIFTFGRRAQSYFSFRGTPIEFSWTGQSDRPSNEAIEEVATTLLDYFLQPAEAGGVAEVHIVFTRYVSMVSQVPEVRRMLPLKVVDVEGAGELDDAGNEALEKELAAKHGSSMPLYEFEPSSSEVLDALLTRYMGSRIRNALLQSAASELASRQQAMHTATDNAEDLIITYTRLANAARQGDITQEITEIVSGADALGSE, from the coding sequence GTGGCAGGAAACCAGCGCGTCTACAAGCAGCGCATTCGATCGACCCAGACCCTCCAGAAGGTGTTCCGGGCGATGGAGCTCATCGCCTCGTCCCGGATCGGGCAGGCGCGCCGCAACGCGCAGGAGGCCTCGCCCTACGATCACGCCCTGAGCCAGGCGGTGGCCGCGCTGGGGACCTACTCCCGCTTCGAGCATCCCATCACCCAGGAGCGCACCGACACCAAGCGCGTGGCGATCCTCGTGGTCACCTCCGACCGCGGCATGGCCGGCGCCTACTCGGCCACCATCCTGCGCGAGACCGGCCGCCTCATCGAGGAGCTGGTCAAGGAGGGCAAGGAGCCGGTGATCTTCACCTTCGGCCGGCGCGCCCAGAGCTACTTCAGCTTCCGGGGCACGCCGATCGAGTTCTCCTGGACCGGGCAGTCGGACCGCCCCAGCAACGAGGCCATCGAGGAGGTGGCCACCACCCTGCTGGACTACTTCCTCCAGCCGGCCGAGGCCGGCGGCGTCGCCGAGGTCCACATCGTCTTCACCCGCTACGTCTCGATGGTCTCCCAGGTCCCCGAGGTGCGTCGCATGCTGCCGCTCAAGGTGGTCGACGTCGAAGGGGCCGGCGAGCTCGACGACGCCGGCAACGAGGCCCTGGAGAAGGAGCTGGCGGCCAAGCACGGCAGCTCCATGCCGCTGTACGAGTTCGAGCCCAGCTCCTCCGAGGTGCTCGACGCCCTCCTGACCCGCTACATGGGCTCGCGCATCCGCAACGCCCTGCTGCAGTCGGCCGCCTCCGAGCTGGCCAGCCGCCAGCAGGCCATGCACACGGCCACGGACAACGCCGAGGACCTCATCATCACCTACACCCGCCTGGCCAACGCGGCCCGCCAGGGCGACATCACCCAGGAGATCACGGAGATCGTCTCGGGTGCCGACGCCCTGGGGTCCGAATAG
- the atpA gene encoding F0F1 ATP synthase subunit alpha, translated as MAELTIRPEEIRSALNEFAESYKPAEVAAEEVGHVVFAADGIAHVEGLPGVMANELLTFEDGTAGLAMNLEERRIGVVVLGSFDGIDEGQVVRRTGEVLSVPVGDAYLGRVVDPLGRPIDGLGEIEAEGRRALELQAPGVMARKSVHEPLQTGLKAIDSMIPIGRGQRQLIIGDRQTGKTAIALDTILNQKEAWESGDPNKQVRCIYVATGQKGSTIAAVRATLEERGALEYTTIVASPASDPAGFKYLSPYTGSAIGQHWMYQGKHVLIVFDDLSKQAEAYRAVSLLLRRPPGREAYPGDVFYLHSRLLERCSKLSDELGAGSMTGLPIIETKANDVSAYIPTNVISITDGQIFLQSDLFNADQRPAVDVGISVSRVGGAAQVKAMKKVAGTLKITLAQYRSMQAFAMFASDLDAATRAQLTRGERLMELLKQPQYTPYPVAEQVASVWAGTKGYLDDIDVSDVLPFEAAFLDHLRRNTDILDTIESTGQLTDETEEALVKAVEAFRRTFASGEQMLGAQVAEPEEEPAAERTTEQLVVKRG; from the coding sequence ATGGCAGAGCTGACCATCAGGCCCGAGGAGATCCGCTCGGCCCTGAACGAGTTCGCCGAGTCCTACAAGCCCGCCGAGGTCGCGGCCGAGGAGGTCGGGCACGTCGTCTTCGCCGCTGACGGCATCGCGCACGTCGAGGGCCTGCCCGGCGTCATGGCCAACGAGCTGCTCACCTTCGAGGACGGCACCGCCGGCCTGGCCATGAACCTCGAGGAGCGCCGGATCGGCGTCGTCGTCCTGGGCTCCTTCGACGGCATCGACGAGGGCCAGGTCGTGCGCCGCACCGGCGAGGTCCTCTCCGTGCCCGTGGGCGACGCCTACCTGGGCCGCGTCGTCGACCCGCTGGGCCGTCCCATCGACGGCCTGGGCGAGATCGAGGCCGAGGGGCGCCGCGCCCTGGAGCTCCAGGCCCCCGGCGTCATGGCCCGCAAGTCCGTCCACGAGCCCCTCCAGACCGGGCTCAAGGCCATCGACTCGATGATCCCGATCGGCCGCGGCCAGCGCCAGCTCATCATCGGCGACCGCCAGACCGGCAAGACCGCCATCGCCCTGGACACCATCCTCAACCAGAAGGAGGCATGGGAGTCCGGCGACCCGAACAAGCAGGTGCGCTGCATCTACGTGGCCACCGGCCAGAAGGGCTCCACCATCGCCGCCGTGCGCGCCACCCTGGAGGAGCGCGGCGCCCTGGAGTACACCACCATCGTGGCCTCCCCGGCCTCCGACCCGGCCGGCTTCAAGTACCTGTCGCCCTACACGGGCTCGGCCATCGGCCAGCACTGGATGTACCAGGGCAAGCATGTCCTCATCGTCTTCGACGACCTGTCCAAGCAGGCCGAGGCCTACCGCGCCGTCTCCCTGCTGCTGCGCCGTCCGCCGGGCCGCGAGGCCTACCCCGGTGACGTCTTCTACCTCCACTCGCGCCTGCTGGAGCGCTGCTCCAAGCTCTCCGACGAGCTGGGGGCGGGCTCCATGACCGGGCTGCCGATCATCGAGACCAAGGCCAACGACGTCTCGGCCTACATCCCCACCAACGTCATCTCCATCACCGACGGGCAGATCTTCCTCCAGTCCGACCTGTTCAACGCCGACCAGCGCCCCGCCGTCGACGTCGGCATCTCCGTGTCCCGCGTGGGCGGCGCAGCCCAGGTCAAGGCCATGAAGAAGGTCGCCGGAACCCTCAAGATCACGCTGGCCCAGTACCGCTCCATGCAGGCCTTCGCCATGTTCGCCTCCGACCTGGACGCCGCCACCCGCGCCCAGCTCACCCGCGGCGAGCGCCTCATGGAGCTGCTCAAGCAGCCCCAGTACACGCCCTACCCGGTGGCCGAGCAGGTCGCCAGCGTCTGGGCCGGCACCAAGGGCTACCTCGACGACATCGACGTCTCCGACGTCCTGCCCTTCGAGGCCGCCTTCCTGGACCACCTGCGGCGCAACACCGACATCCTCGACACCATCGAGTCCACCGGTCAGCTCACCGACGAGACCGAGGAGGCCCTGGTTAAGGCCGTTGAGGCCTTCCGGCGCACCTTCGCCTCCGGTGAGCAGATGCTGGGCGCCCAGGTCGCCGAGCCCGAGGAGGAGCCCGCCGCCGAGAGGACCACCGAGCAGCTCGTGGTCAAGAGGGGCTGA
- a CDS encoding F0F1 ATP synthase subunit delta: MRTGTAATRETVSQAWSPVLTAAGVEGQELGRQILALAHQVAVHSLPAPLTDPGREAEDKVALARRLFTGTVDERVVDLLSAMVRGRWSKAVDLVSALHDLGIEAILAGAHAGGSAEEIEQQLFEVHEQIADNRELREALTPSRRTGTEARGRLAEAVFAPHISAPAMSLVDWCVRHHAEGGPLRNLRRVVELAAEMRQRTIVDVVTAIPMTSAQEERLRTILERRLGTRIDLNCEVDSAVIGGARISTRNYVMDRTVRSAVAELRTRLAG; encoded by the coding sequence GTGAGAACAGGAACTGCCGCCACCCGTGAGACCGTGAGCCAGGCCTGGAGCCCGGTGCTCACGGCCGCGGGCGTCGAGGGCCAGGAGCTGGGTCGCCAGATCCTCGCCCTGGCTCACCAGGTTGCCGTCCACTCGCTGCCCGCTCCGCTGACCGACCCGGGCCGGGAGGCCGAGGACAAGGTGGCCCTGGCCCGGCGGCTCTTCACCGGCACCGTGGACGAGCGCGTCGTCGACCTGCTCAGCGCCATGGTCCGCGGCCGCTGGTCCAAGGCAGTCGACCTGGTCTCCGCCCTCCACGACCTGGGCATCGAGGCGATCCTCGCCGGCGCCCACGCGGGCGGCTCGGCGGAGGAGATCGAGCAGCAGCTCTTCGAGGTCCACGAGCAGATCGCCGACAACCGCGAGCTGCGCGAGGCCCTGACCCCCTCACGCCGCACCGGCACCGAGGCCCGGGGCCGCTTGGCCGAGGCCGTCTTCGCGCCCCACATCAGCGCCCCCGCCATGAGCCTGGTGGACTGGTGCGTGCGGCACCACGCCGAGGGCGGGCCGCTGCGCAACCTGCGCCGCGTCGTCGAGCTGGCCGCCGAGATGCGTCAGCGCACCATCGTCGACGTCGTCACCGCCATCCCCATGACCTCGGCCCAGGAGGAGCGCCTGCGCACCATCCTGGAGCGCCGCCTGGGCACCAGGATCGACCTCAACTGCGAGGTCGACTCCGCGGTCATCGGCGGAGCCCGCATCTCGACACGGAACTACGTCATGGACCGCACCGTGCGCAGCGCCGTCGCCGAGCTGCGCACCCGCCTGGCGGGCTAG
- a CDS encoding F0F1 ATP synthase subunit B — protein sequence MLPLANEGGQGGGMAFILPHAHEIFWSAVVLLLILLVVGRYALPRLYAVLDERAQRIQEGLDLADKAKQDQADAEKRATRLVDEARREAARIRDNAQGEAKEIIAKARTDAQAEAAGIIEGAQRQILAEKQAAQISLRTDVGMLASTLAERIVGEQLSDTALSERVIDRFLDELETMEPVEGLDAGASSAEATR from the coding sequence ATGCTTCCCCTGGCCAACGAGGGCGGGCAGGGCGGAGGCATGGCCTTCATCCTGCCCCACGCCCATGAGATCTTCTGGTCTGCGGTCGTCCTCCTGCTCATCCTCCTGGTGGTGGGCCGCTACGCCCTGCCCCGGCTCTACGCCGTGCTGGACGAGCGCGCCCAGCGCATCCAGGAGGGCCTCGACCTGGCCGACAAGGCCAAGCAGGACCAGGCCGACGCCGAGAAGCGCGCCACCCGGCTCGTGGACGAGGCCCGTCGCGAGGCCGCCCGCATCCGTGACAACGCCCAGGGCGAGGCCAAGGAGATCATCGCCAAGGCCCGCACCGACGCCCAGGCGGAAGCCGCAGGCATCATCGAGGGTGCCCAGCGTCAGATCCTGGCCGAGAAGCAGGCCGCCCAGATCTCGCTGCGCACCGACGTCGGCATGCTCGCCTCCACCCTGGCCGAGCGGATCGTCGGTGAGCAGCTGAGCGACACCGCCCTGTCCGAGCGGGTCATCGACCGCTTCCTCGACGAGCTCGAGACCATGGAGCCGGTCGAGGGGCTCGACGCCGGCGCCTCCTCTGCGGAGGCGACGCGGTGA
- the atpE gene encoding ATP synthase F0 subunit C: MTSAALAYVGYGLATLGPGIGIGIMVGKTQEGTARQPEVAGRLFTNMIIGAGMVEALALIGFVIPFVVK, translated from the coding sequence ATGACCTCCGCTGCTCTCGCATACGTCGGCTACGGCCTGGCCACGCTCGGCCCGGGCATCGGCATCGGAATCATGGTCGGCAAGACCCAGGAGGGTACGGCCCGTCAGCCCGAGGTGGCCGGACGCCTGTTCACCAACATGATCATCGGCGCGGGCATGGTCGAGGCCCTGGCCCTCATCGGCTTCGTTATCCCGTTCGTTGTCAAGTGA